In Papaver somniferum cultivar HN1 chromosome 1, ASM357369v1, whole genome shotgun sequence, a genomic segment contains:
- the LOC113357663 gene encoding G-type lectin S-receptor-like serine/threonine-protein kinase At1g11300 yields MSPEYIVGGTFSEKSDVFNFGVLILEIVSRKWSEIVDEALGDLYSPLEVKKCVHIGLLCVQNRAIDRPTMTEVDLMLISETDRPSPKEPPYTFPASSVKRDSKTTGCSNNYVTITAVEGR; encoded by the exons ATGTCCCCGGAGTATATAGTGGGAGGAACATTTTCAGAAAAGTCAGATGTCTTTAATTTCGGAGTTCTGATTCTAGAGATCGTCAGCA GGAAATGGTCAGAGATTGTGGACGAGGCTTTGGGTGATCTGTATTCCCCATTAGAAGTGAAGAAATGTGTACATATTGGACTGTTATGTGTTCAGAATAGAGCAATAGATAGGCCAACAATGACTGAAGTGGATCTCATGCTTATCAGTGAAACAGATCGTCCATCTCCAAAAGAACCTCCATATACTTTCCCAGCATCATCAGTTAAGCGAGATTCGAAGACAACTGGCTGCTCAAACAATTATGTCACCATCACGGCAGTTGAAGGTCGATAG